A region from the Gemmatimonadota bacterium genome encodes:
- a CDS encoding 4Fe-4S dicluster domain-containing protein — MSHTPEPNGVKRRQFLKVLGAAGAATTAVGCTNEQVESLIPYLSSPDNTVPGVSTLYTTTCRECATSCGIIAEVRDGRAIKLEGHADHPVNQGALCARGQSALQGLYNPDRYRGPMMREGDKLVPTTWDKAIDALVARLGSARGTAGNAVFVTGPESGTFAGFLDGWLSAYGFGAHIQYDPSADLAVEASNRAAYGVAMPKLDFAAAKLVVSIGADFLDGWGASVPQQLSFGDARAKLADGPRVIYIGARRSLTGLNADTWVSCIPGSEEAIASALLAAVGGSGGTIAAAAQASGVTEATLQSIADELRGASTSLVVSGVSTPNAGAVAATCAAINKAKGSVGVTVKPAEAHSGFGGAVGVGGLQDLVTRANAGSIQVAFFRGANPAYDTPKAMGVAASLAKVPFKVSFSSYPDETSELCDLVLPDDHSLESWGDAQAAPGVIGLQQPVMERIFDTRATADVLLQVAQKDAALAARYPQKSYRDVLVAKYGANALTAALPKGTIAGTIATRSVAATAATAATMGGTGEFFLVTYPHATLGMGEGANKPWLQELPDPVSKIVWQSWVEIHPMTASRLGVHAGDHVTVTTAAGTITAPAWPYLGIRPDTVAVALGQGHTKYGRYAEGIGVNALDALGAAWNAGGGLAFTQGKATVAKAAQRSDLVTLEGSARQHGRGIAQAITVADLVAGVQEEHHALPGDASHEFLPGLRSPVANDAQGELGDPTSKDKGMYDPNHWSGMAKRRWAMTIDLSRCTGCSACVTACYAENNIPTVGARWQGRSLRPFHTSDGAGWDTRPGANILKGREMSWLRIERYFEGGEDGASEFEARFVPMMCQHCGNAPCEPVCPVYATYHAPDGLNVQVYNRCVGTRYCSNGCPYKVRYYNWHGYAEPNRRQYAFPEPLHLQLNPDVTVRAKGIMEKCSFCVQRIREAENLAKLESRELRPDEFTTACAQACPSRAIVFGDAADENWSVAKMVNNDRGYHVFNELNTFTAVVYLKKVNHTAPGAAATAAPAAAAANGGAH; from the coding sequence ATGAGCCACACACCGGAACCGAACGGCGTCAAGCGCCGACAGTTCCTCAAGGTGCTTGGAGCCGCCGGGGCGGCAACCACCGCCGTTGGGTGTACCAACGAACAGGTGGAGAGCCTGATCCCGTACCTCTCGTCGCCGGACAACACGGTGCCGGGAGTTTCGACGCTCTACACCACCACGTGTCGCGAATGCGCGACGTCGTGCGGCATCATCGCCGAAGTGCGCGACGGCCGCGCGATCAAGCTCGAAGGCCATGCGGACCACCCGGTGAACCAGGGGGCCCTCTGTGCCAGGGGGCAGTCGGCGCTTCAGGGCCTCTACAATCCGGATCGCTACCGCGGCCCGATGATGCGCGAGGGAGACAAGCTCGTGCCGACCACCTGGGACAAGGCCATTGATGCGCTGGTCGCCCGGTTGGGTTCGGCCCGCGGCACCGCCGGCAACGCGGTCTTTGTCACCGGGCCCGAAAGTGGCACCTTCGCGGGATTTCTGGATGGATGGCTCTCCGCCTACGGCTTCGGTGCGCACATCCAGTACGATCCCTCGGCCGACCTTGCCGTGGAGGCGTCAAACCGCGCGGCGTACGGTGTGGCGATGCCGAAGCTCGATTTTGCGGCCGCCAAGCTGGTGGTCTCGATCGGCGCTGACTTCCTGGATGGATGGGGAGCGAGCGTGCCCCAGCAGCTCAGCTTTGGTGATGCCCGCGCCAAGCTCGCCGACGGACCGCGCGTTATTTACATCGGAGCGCGTCGTTCACTCACCGGCCTCAACGCCGATACCTGGGTGTCCTGTATTCCCGGCAGCGAGGAGGCGATCGCGAGTGCGTTGCTCGCCGCCGTTGGCGGATCCGGGGGAACCATCGCGGCCGCCGCGCAGGCCAGCGGGGTGACGGAGGCCACGCTGCAGTCGATCGCCGACGAGCTGCGCGGCGCGTCGACCAGCCTGGTGGTCTCCGGCGTGTCGACGCCGAATGCTGGTGCGGTCGCTGCAACCTGTGCCGCGATCAACAAGGCGAAGGGCAGTGTTGGCGTGACGGTCAAGCCGGCCGAGGCGCACAGCGGCTTTGGCGGCGCCGTCGGGGTGGGTGGCCTGCAGGACCTGGTCACGCGTGCCAACGCGGGGTCGATCCAGGTTGCCTTCTTCCGCGGCGCGAACCCGGCGTACGACACCCCGAAGGCGATGGGCGTTGCCGCGTCGCTGGCGAAGGTGCCGTTCAAGGTGTCGTTCTCGAGTTATCCCGACGAGACGTCCGAGTTGTGCGACCTGGTGCTGCCGGACGATCACTCCCTGGAGTCGTGGGGCGATGCGCAGGCGGCCCCCGGCGTGATCGGGTTGCAGCAGCCGGTGATGGAACGGATCTTCGACACTCGGGCGACCGCGGATGTCCTGTTGCAGGTGGCGCAGAAGGACGCGGCCTTGGCTGCGCGCTACCCGCAGAAGAGCTACCGCGATGTCCTCGTCGCGAAGTACGGTGCCAACGCATTGACGGCGGCGCTGCCCAAGGGGACGATCGCCGGGACGATCGCTACGCGCTCGGTGGCTGCCACGGCGGCAACCGCAGCCACGATGGGCGGGACCGGGGAGTTCTTCCTCGTCACCTATCCGCACGCGACGTTAGGCATGGGCGAAGGCGCCAACAAGCCCTGGCTGCAGGAACTCCCGGATCCGGTCTCCAAGATCGTCTGGCAGTCGTGGGTGGAAATTCACCCGATGACCGCCTCGCGGCTGGGCGTGCATGCCGGTGATCACGTGACCGTGACCACGGCGGCGGGCACCATCACGGCTCCGGCGTGGCCGTACCTCGGCATTCGCCCGGATACGGTCGCCGTGGCGTTGGGGCAGGGACATACGAAGTATGGCCGCTATGCCGAGGGGATCGGCGTCAACGCGCTCGACGCGTTAGGCGCGGCCTGGAACGCTGGCGGCGGACTGGCCTTCACCCAGGGCAAGGCGACGGTGGCCAAGGCGGCCCAGCGCTCGGACCTGGTGACCCTCGAAGGGTCGGCGCGGCAGCACGGTCGCGGGATCGCCCAGGCGATCACGGTGGCCGACCTGGTCGCCGGTGTGCAGGAAGAACATCACGCGTTGCCCGGCGACGCGTCGCACGAGTTCCTCCCCGGCTTGCGTTCGCCGGTCGCGAACGACGCGCAGGGTGAGCTCGGCGATCCCACGTCGAAGGACAAGGGGATGTACGACCCGAATCACTGGAGCGGGATGGCCAAGCGCCGCTGGGCGATGACCATCGACCTCTCGCGGTGCACCGGGTGTTCGGCGTGCGTCACGGCGTGTTACGCCGAGAACAACATCCCGACGGTGGGCGCGCGCTGGCAGGGTCGGTCCCTGCGGCCGTTCCATACGAGCGATGGCGCCGGTTGGGATACCCGGCCCGGGGCCAACATCCTCAAGGGTCGTGAGATGAGCTGGTTGCGCATCGAGCGGTACTTCGAGGGGGGCGAGGATGGCGCCAGCGAGTTCGAGGCGCGGTTCGTCCCGATGATGTGCCAGCACTGCGGCAATGCCCCGTGCGAACCGGTCTGCCCGGTGTACGCGACTTACCACGCGCCGGACGGGCTCAACGTCCAGGTCTACAACCGGTGCGTCGGGACGCGGTACTGCTCGAACGGGTGCCCGTACAAGGTGCGCTACTACAACTGGCACGGGTACGCCGAGCCGAATCGTCGGCAGTACGCGTTCCCCGAGCCGCTGCACCTCCAGCTCAATCCGGACGTCACGGTGCGCGCGAAGGGGATCATGGAGAAGTGCTCCTTCTGCGTGCAGCGTATTCGCGAGGCCGAGAACCTGGCCAAGCTGGAATCGCGCGAGTTGCGGCCGGATGAGTTCACGACCGCCTGCGCGCAGGCGTGTCCGTCGCGCGCCATTGTCTTTGGTGATGCGGCCGACGAGAACTGGTCGGTGGCGAAGATGGTGAACAACGATCGCGGCTATCACGTGTTCAACGAACTGAACACCTTCACGGCGGTGGTCTACTTGAAGAAGGTCAACCACACAGCGCCAGGGGCCGCCGCGACGGCGGCTCCGGCGGCGGCCGCGGCGAATGGGGGGGCGCACTAA
- a CDS encoding cytochrome c3 family protein, translating into MTSRSKWALVPSFFAIAIAATILSAYSGASSSQGVSPVQPIKFPHPVHVKTLGMNCLYCHSSANKSPDPGLPAVGTCMGCHTLVGPNRPAMNGQPARTSEEIKKLQAFAPIGQPDKWKPIPWVRIHKLPEYVRFPHMRHVNAGVTCQSCHGPVQDMAQVQQASSLNMGWCLTCHVNGYQLSEGLKAAGDTAGAAAATAVEPKKARYDCAVCHY; encoded by the coding sequence ATGACGAGCAGGAGCAAGTGGGCGCTGGTGCCGTCGTTTTTCGCTATTGCGATCGCGGCAACCATCCTCTCGGCGTACAGCGGCGCATCGTCGTCGCAGGGGGTGTCCCCCGTGCAGCCGATCAAGTTCCCCCATCCGGTGCACGTGAAGACGCTGGGGATGAACTGCCTCTACTGTCATAGCAGCGCGAACAAGTCCCCCGATCCTGGCCTGCCAGCGGTGGGGACGTGCATGGGCTGCCACACGCTGGTCGGGCCGAATCGTCCCGCGATGAACGGCCAGCCCGCGCGAACGAGCGAGGAGATCAAGAAGCTCCAGGCGTTTGCGCCGATCGGGCAGCCCGACAAGTGGAAGCCGATTCCGTGGGTGCGCATCCACAAGCTGCCCGAGTACGTGCGTTTCCCGCACATGCGGCATGTGAACGCCGGGGTGACCTGCCAGAGCTGCCACGGTCCCGTCCAGGACATGGCCCAGGTCCAGCAGGCCTCCTCACTCAACATGGGCTGGTGCCTCACCTGCCATGTGAACGGCTACCAGTTGAGCGAGGGGCTCAAGGCCGCGGGTGATACGGCGGGCGCGGCCGCCGCCACGGCGGTGGAACCAAAAAAGGCGCGGTATGACTGCGCGGTGTGCCACTACTAG
- a CDS encoding amidohydrolase, with protein sequence MTTPLGGAEPLIDVHAHFFPEGSGYHNARHLNARRLEAGERIGISCHVASILGSWGATSPTYFQSPADTVPANDAMLALQGADPRLRAYVAVNPNDGAGAIAEVDRCAARGAVGLKLAAARRCDDPVVAPLYESAARYGFPVLHHIWQHRRRHWPGQDISDGADLARAAARHPRVSFILAHIGGGGDYAHTFAAVRDVPNVYLDLSGSGVDRGMLDDALAAVGAQRMLWGADITLCTGLAKLRALEVIGLPAGDLADIRWRNAVRIFPAHAFPSLTSARPACST encoded by the coding sequence GTGACCACGCCGCTGGGTGGCGCGGAGCCCCTCATCGACGTGCATGCCCACTTCTTTCCCGAGGGGTCGGGCTACCACAATGCCCGGCACCTCAACGCGCGCCGGCTCGAGGCCGGCGAACGGATCGGGATTTCCTGCCATGTGGCGTCGATCCTCGGGAGTTGGGGGGCGACGTCCCCGACGTACTTCCAGTCGCCCGCCGACACCGTGCCGGCAAACGACGCCATGCTGGCGCTGCAGGGCGCCGATCCGCGGCTGCGGGCCTATGTCGCCGTCAATCCGAACGACGGCGCCGGCGCGATCGCCGAGGTGGACCGCTGTGCCGCCCGCGGAGCCGTGGGGCTCAAGCTCGCCGCGGCGCGTCGCTGCGACGACCCGGTCGTGGCACCGCTGTATGAATCCGCCGCGCGGTACGGCTTTCCCGTGCTCCACCACATCTGGCAGCACCGACGCCGGCACTGGCCCGGGCAGGACATCTCAGACGGGGCCGACCTCGCGCGTGCCGCTGCCCGTCATCCCCGTGTGTCGTTCATCCTGGCGCACATTGGCGGGGGAGGGGACTATGCCCACACCTTCGCCGCGGTGCGCGACGTGCCTAACGTCTACCTGGACCTGTCCGGGAGCGGGGTGGACCGCGGGATGCTGGATGACGCGCTGGCCGCGGTTGGGGCGCAGCGCATGTTGTGGGGCGCCGACATCACTCTCTGTACGGGCCTCGCCAAGCTCCGCGCCCTCGAGGTGATCGGGCTGCCGGCTGGCGACCTGGCCGACATCCGTTGGCGCAACGCGGTGCGGATCTTCCCGGCGCACGCCTTCCCGTCGCTCACCAGTGCGAGGCCCGCATGCTCGACGTGA
- a CDS encoding aminotransferase class III-fold pyridoxal phosphate-dependent enzyme, whose protein sequence is MAFNLFGKRKEPTPPPEVPDASAEEEEGELDDVVPEDDGGAVVLDAEWRDRAAAVIPGGSSTGSKQPHALYGPDGVGPAHYVRASGCHLVTAGDQTLVDCTMALGSVALGYGDDAVTRAVVSAVASGHVAGLAHVTEVEVAERLCEVIPCAERVRFLKSGGEAMSAAVRIARVSTGRERIVACGYFGWQDWSSAGAGVPEAVSHLVTRVPFNDIAALEAAVKAAGNELAAVVIEPVIEAFPDVAWLERARALCDQVGAVLILDEMKTGFRVALGGYQQVAGVTPDLAVFGKAMANGFPVAAVVGRAAVMDAAGRTWITSTSAGETMALAAVHAVLDRYLSEDGDPCEVLARAGGRMRASVAAAIEASGVEGVEVVGPDPMWFLRFADAGRESRFLERAAFHGVLFKRGAYNYASLAHDDEEVLLEIERVASTAFVEVVEGVA, encoded by the coding sequence ATGGCCTTCAATCTGTTTGGGAAGCGCAAGGAGCCAACGCCCCCCCCCGAGGTGCCTGACGCGTCTGCGGAGGAGGAAGAGGGCGAGCTGGACGATGTGGTCCCGGAGGATGATGGAGGGGCCGTGGTGCTGGACGCGGAATGGCGCGACCGTGCGGCGGCGGTCATCCCCGGCGGCAGCTCGACGGGAAGCAAACAGCCCCATGCCCTGTACGGCCCGGACGGGGTGGGCCCCGCCCACTACGTGCGGGCGAGCGGGTGTCACCTCGTGACGGCCGGTGACCAGACGCTGGTCGACTGCACGATGGCGTTGGGGTCGGTGGCGCTTGGGTATGGTGACGATGCCGTGACGCGCGCCGTCGTGTCCGCGGTGGCGAGCGGCCACGTGGCCGGGTTGGCGCACGTGACGGAGGTGGAGGTTGCCGAGCGTTTGTGCGAGGTGATCCCGTGCGCCGAACGGGTGCGGTTCCTCAAGTCCGGTGGCGAGGCGATGTCAGCCGCGGTGCGCATCGCGCGCGTCTCGACGGGGCGTGAGCGCATCGTCGCGTGCGGGTACTTCGGCTGGCAGGATTGGTCGAGCGCCGGCGCGGGGGTACCCGAGGCGGTGTCTCACCTCGTGACCCGGGTGCCGTTCAATGACATCGCCGCGTTGGAGGCCGCCGTGAAGGCCGCCGGCAACGAGCTGGCGGCGGTCGTCATCGAGCCGGTGATTGAGGCGTTTCCGGACGTGGCATGGTTGGAGCGGGCTCGTGCGTTGTGCGACCAGGTGGGGGCCGTCCTCATCCTCGACGAGATGAAGACCGGGTTCCGGGTCGCGTTAGGCGGCTACCAGCAGGTGGCCGGCGTCACCCCGGACCTCGCCGTCTTTGGCAAGGCGATGGCCAACGGCTTTCCCGTGGCTGCGGTAGTGGGACGCGCTGCCGTGATGGACGCGGCGGGGCGCACCTGGATCACGTCCACGAGCGCTGGCGAGACGATGGCGCTGGCCGCCGTGCACGCCGTGCTCGATCGGTATCTCTCGGAGGACGGCGACCCGTGCGAAGTCCTCGCGCGCGCTGGTGGTCGCATGCGCGCGTCGGTGGCGGCGGCGATCGAGGCCTCCGGGGTGGAGGGAGTCGAGGTCGTGGGGCCAGACCCGATGTGGTTCTTGCGGTTCGCGGATGCCGGGCGTGAAAGCCGCTTCCTCGAGCGGGCCGCGTTCCACGGGGTGCTGTTCAAGCGTGGGGCGTACAACTACGCGTCGCTCGCCCACGATGACGAAGAGGTCCTCCTCGAGATCGAGCGTGTGGCCTCAACGGCGTTTGTTGAGGTGGTGGAGGGAGTGGCGTGA
- a CDS encoding RNA methyltransferase: MPESILHRVRVVLYEPQNPVNIAATVRAMKNFGVRDLVMVRPTPWNAYRIEGIAHDTLDIIERIREVDTLDEALGDTVFVAAFTARRRRVRWEQHTPRTLTEPLLTRAVEGPVALMFGREDDGLPNEALDRAHASVTIPTTEHASLNLAQAIVVTLYELHLAAGDATRHRLPARKKAPPAPADQMERLFKDQERALEAVDFFKTRFRTHIMRSVRSLGFRMDPDAREIMMARAMWIEVVRAMNRYRGMAGLPPVTFDEAEAARVQAEADASQ, encoded by the coding sequence ATGCCTGAATCCATCCTGCACCGCGTCCGCGTGGTGTTGTACGAACCCCAGAATCCCGTCAACATCGCCGCGACGGTTCGCGCGATGAAGAACTTCGGCGTCCGCGACCTCGTGATGGTCCGGCCGACGCCGTGGAACGCGTATCGCATCGAGGGGATCGCCCACGACACCCTCGACATCATCGAACGGATCCGCGAGGTCGACACCCTGGACGAGGCACTGGGTGACACGGTGTTCGTCGCCGCATTTACCGCTCGCCGTCGGCGCGTGCGCTGGGAGCAGCACACTCCGCGCACCCTCACCGAGCCGCTGCTTACGCGTGCCGTAGAGGGACCGGTCGCCCTGATGTTTGGCCGCGAGGACGATGGCCTGCCGAACGAGGCACTCGATCGTGCGCATGCGTCGGTGACGATCCCCACCACCGAGCACGCATCGCTCAACCTTGCCCAGGCAATCGTGGTGACGTTGTATGAACTGCACCTCGCGGCCGGCGATGCGACGCGCCATCGCTTGCCGGCGCGCAAGAAGGCGCCGCCGGCACCCGCGGACCAGATGGAGCGCCTGTTCAAGGATCAGGAACGCGCGCTGGAGGCGGTGGACTTCTTCAAGACGCGCTTCCGCACGCACATCATGCGCAGCGTCCGGTCGCTGGGATTCCGCATGGACCCCGATGCCCGCGAGATCATGATGGCGCGCGCCATGTGGATCGAGGTCGTGCGGGCGATGAATCGCTATCGCGGGATGGCGGGGTTGCCCCCAGTCACCTTTGATGAAGCCGAGGCGGCGCGCGTGCAAGCGGAGGCCGACGCATCGCAGTAA
- a CDS encoding heparinase II/III family protein, translated as MTLLLSPGQLEVRGRVVAESLRPLAESLRVDLAALCGVELQLPVHKARLTRGGGRCPAHGVLLAFDPWEPHRHRCPTCGVVFTGEDHDRWWVMNRQLWLAERAVHGAVLAVLTDDAAAREVAVRFLDACAGQYLSYPNEDNVLGPTRPFFSTYLESIWTLQVAVALDLLESRALAPEGLGGRVRDRVLAPSVELIASYDEGASNRQVWNNAALLACGVVLDREALVERAVTGRSGLVAHLDAGLLADGSWYEGENYHQFAHRGLWYGVTMAEQHGIPLPPALVARFHDAFALPFLTALPDFTFPARRDSQYAVSLRQWRFAESCELGLARTSDDRLAAALGTLYAPDVPAGDTGRATSTAEAERNGPPCRLDRSSLGWKSLLYARSALPDAVPGGPASVHLAHQGFAVFRRDGGRVYAALDYGHPGGGHGHPDRLNLWLVVGTSRFLEDVGTGSYTDPSLAWYRSTWAHNAPLVDGRSQPYGAGVLRGWGEAHGIGWVEATFELVPGRAHVTRRVIALDKCLIDEFTWESADDVELSLPWQVGWALGPSEAAATVPSGDLPSPMVALGGATVAHPVAFRASFGGDALAGWTASDDPFAWRRARAPGPPGSGDREITLWQAKGRRGRWRTVLAWGGVTAATFSPDTLVIEGPGGVARIESREGGCDLTTPDGRVHQLRRTSTAMPSATVDREPAAPAAPAFVLAPGRPFTLELSERHYRRSEQAWSQAGAPEATLRVAAGKAFVDIEISVRKLDPVFAPPRAANPLDNEDPDINSDGIQLYLDVPGANATGSWILVPEAQPHVRITPREMRGAVPPLTATWRLTPDGYQVRCGFPRGAQGLGVDRHFRLNVVINEISRQRERRRGQLVATGSDGEWVYLRGDREDPRRMLSFEIPDA; from the coding sequence ATGACCCTGCTCCTGTCGCCCGGCCAGCTCGAGGTACGGGGCCGGGTCGTCGCGGAATCGCTCCGACCCCTCGCGGAGTCCCTTCGCGTGGACCTCGCGGCGCTCTGCGGTGTTGAGCTGCAGTTGCCCGTGCACAAGGCGCGCTTGACGCGCGGGGGAGGGCGCTGCCCGGCACACGGTGTGTTGCTCGCCTTTGATCCATGGGAGCCGCACCGGCACCGGTGCCCGACCTGCGGTGTGGTGTTCACCGGGGAGGATCACGACCGTTGGTGGGTCATGAACCGGCAGCTCTGGCTCGCCGAGCGGGCGGTCCATGGGGCGGTCCTAGCGGTGCTCACCGATGACGCGGCGGCGCGCGAGGTGGCGGTGCGTTTCCTGGATGCCTGCGCCGGCCAGTACCTCTCGTACCCTAACGAGGACAACGTCCTCGGGCCGACCCGCCCGTTCTTCAGCACCTACCTCGAGTCCATCTGGACGTTGCAGGTGGCGGTGGCGCTGGACCTGCTCGAGTCTCGGGCACTTGCCCCGGAGGGGCTTGGGGGTCGCGTGCGCGACCGGGTGCTCGCCCCGAGTGTTGAGTTGATCGCCTCGTACGATGAGGGCGCGTCCAATCGGCAGGTGTGGAACAATGCGGCCTTGCTGGCGTGCGGTGTTGTGCTCGATCGCGAGGCCCTCGTGGAGCGCGCCGTGACCGGGCGCTCGGGGCTGGTCGCACACCTCGACGCCGGGCTCCTCGCCGACGGCTCCTGGTACGAGGGAGAGAACTACCACCAGTTCGCCCACCGCGGCCTGTGGTACGGGGTCACGATGGCCGAGCAGCACGGAATCCCGCTTCCCCCGGCACTGGTCGCGCGCTTCCACGACGCCTTTGCCCTCCCGTTTCTCACCGCCCTCCCCGACTTCACCTTTCCGGCCCGTCGCGATTCTCAGTACGCCGTGTCGTTGCGCCAATGGCGGTTCGCCGAGTCGTGCGAACTGGGGCTGGCTCGCACGTCGGACGACCGGCTCGCCGCGGCGCTCGGGACCCTGTACGCGCCGGACGTCCCCGCGGGCGACACCGGGCGCGCCACGTCCACCGCTGAGGCGGAGCGCAACGGCCCACCCTGTCGGCTCGACCGATCATCGTTAGGCTGGAAGTCCCTCCTGTATGCGCGGTCGGCACTCCCCGACGCCGTCCCCGGCGGACCAGCCTCCGTGCACCTCGCGCACCAGGGGTTCGCCGTCTTTCGTCGTGACGGTGGCCGCGTCTACGCGGCGCTCGACTACGGACACCCCGGTGGTGGCCACGGGCATCCCGACCGCCTCAACCTCTGGCTGGTGGTCGGAACGTCGCGGTTCCTCGAGGATGTCGGGACCGGGTCATACACAGATCCGAGCCTGGCCTGGTATCGCTCCACCTGGGCGCACAATGCACCGTTGGTGGACGGCCGCTCGCAGCCGTATGGCGCTGGCGTGTTGCGTGGCTGGGGCGAGGCGCACGGGATCGGTTGGGTGGAGGCGACCTTCGAGCTGGTGCCGGGGCGTGCCCACGTCACTCGCCGCGTCATCGCGCTGGACAAGTGTCTGATCGACGAGTTTACGTGGGAGAGCGCCGATGACGTTGAGCTGTCCTTGCCGTGGCAGGTCGGGTGGGCGCTGGGCCCGTCCGAGGCGGCGGCCACTGTGCCATCCGGCGACCTGCCGTCGCCGATGGTCGCCCTCGGCGGCGCGACGGTAGCCCATCCGGTGGCCTTTCGCGCGTCGTTCGGGGGTGATGCGCTCGCCGGATGGACGGCCAGCGACGACCCGTTCGCCTGGCGGCGCGCTCGGGCCCCCGGGCCTCCGGGATCCGGCGACCGCGAGATCACGCTGTGGCAGGCCAAGGGGCGCCGTGGACGTTGGCGCACCGTGCTGGCCTGGGGTGGCGTGACGGCAGCGACCTTCTCTCCCGATACACTCGTGATCGAAGGTCCCGGCGGCGTCGCCCGCATCGAGTCGCGCGAGGGAGGGTGTGACCTCACGACCCCGGACGGGCGAGTCCACCAGCTCCGTCGGACTTCGACCGCGATGCCCTCGGCGACGGTCGACCGTGAACCGGCAGCCCCCGCGGCCCCAGCCTTTGTGCTCGCGCCGGGGCGACCGTTCACCCTGGAACTCAGCGAGCGACATTACCGACGCTCCGAGCAGGCATGGAGCCAGGCGGGTGCACCCGAGGCGACGCTTCGGGTCGCCGCCGGCAAGGCCTTCGTCGACATCGAGATCTCCGTGCGCAAGCTCGATCCGGTCTTCGCGCCACCGCGTGCGGCGAATCCGCTGGACAATGAGGACCCGGACATCAACTCGGACGGGATCCAGTTGTACCTGGATGTGCCCGGCGCCAATGCCACCGGGAGCTGGATCCTCGTCCCGGAGGCCCAGCCGCACGTCAGGATCACGCCGCGCGAGATGCGCGGGGCGGTGCCGCCCCTGACCGCCACGTGGCGCCTAACGCCAGACGGGTACCAGGTGCGCTGCGGCTTCCCGCGCGGGGCCCAGGGGCTCGGCGTGGATCGCCACTTCAGGTTGAACGTGGTGATCAACGAGATTTCCCGCCAACGGGAACGGCGGCGAGGGCAACTCGTCGCCACCGGGTCGGATGGGGAGTGGGTCTACCTTCGGGGGGACCGCGAAGACCCGCGCCGCATGTTGTCCTTTGAGATCCCAGATGCCTGA